The following coding sequences are from one Mugil cephalus isolate CIBA_MC_2020 chromosome 9, CIBA_Mcephalus_1.1, whole genome shotgun sequence window:
- the LOC125013397 gene encoding mitochondrial intermediate peptidase-like, giving the protein MSACKRLLHFVKHRSLWTHIRRNVTTWSPVGAAFNAKPHKRLDVFEKNVGLFGIPELSCPAGFQVATKAALKNTDRLVEKACSCSPGAETVESFDQLSDGLCKVADLADFVKVAHPDPAFREAAEKTCVEIGTVVEKLNTNVELCKSLKTLLDSPNIVAQLDPDTRRVAELFMFDFEISGIHLDDKLRKEAVGLHVKLLDLNNEFLAGSHMPNRIAKSAIPEHLHLHFAKEGSFIQVGGLHADSPDDLVREIAYRIYLYPNADLMNCLEELLKCRYKLAQLVGYESYGHRALKGTMAKTPETVMSFLQSLTDKLSGRTAKDFKMMRNMKKKLNPRNSELMPWDHPFLSGVLRAERYNIEPILYSPYFSLGSCMEGLNNLFSQLYGVSLMSEPPRAGEVWSEDVRKLAVVHETEGLLGYIYCDFFHRSDKPHQDCHFTIRGGRWCQETGQYQLPVVVLMLSLPHPTKSAPTLLTPGMMENLFHEMGHAMHSMLGRTRYQHVTGTRCATDFAEVPSILMEYFATDYRVISQFARHYETGQPLPESMVARLCESKKVCGAADTQLQVFYAVLDQIYHSKPQKRSTTEILKDMQQKFYGLPYTPNTAWQLRFSHLIGYGAKYYSYLMSRAVASMVWKQCFVQDPLNRDMGERYRREMLAHGGAKEPMLMVEGMLQRQPTVEDFVDALVSELDQNFETFIMDSES; this is encoded by the exons ATGTCTGCGTGTAAAAGACTGCTGCACTTCGTAAAGCACAGGAGCCTGTGGACGCACATTCGGAGAAATGTCACGACTTGGTCACCTGTTGGCGCTGCGTTCAATGCCAAACCTCACAAGAGACTGGACGTGTTCGAGAAGAACgtg GGTTTGTTTGGGATACCAGAGCTCAGCTGTCCTGCAGGTTTCCAGGTCGCCACCAAGGCAGCCCTCAAGAACACTGACCGTCTGGTGGAGAAAGCTTGTTCCTGTTCTCCAGGAGCCGAGACAGTGGAATCCTTTGACCAGCTCTCAGACGGGTTGTGTAAAGTGGCTGATCTG GCAGACTTTGTGAAAGTAGCCCATCCAGACCCGGCGTTTCGCGAGGCTGCAGAGAAGACCTGCGTCGAGATCGGCACAGTAGTGGAGAA ACTGAACACCAATGTTGAGTTATGCAAGAGCCTAAAGACTTTGCTGGACAGCCCAAATATTGTGGCTCAGCTTGACCCTGATACAAG ACGAGTTGCAGAGTTGTTTATGTTTGACTTTGAAATCAGTGGAATTCATCTAGATGACAAACTG CGGAAAGAAGCCGTTGGCCTTCACgtgaaactgttggacctgaaCAATGAGTTTCTGGCCGGTTCTCACATGCCCAACAGAATCGCAAAGTCTGCGATCCCTGAGCATCTTCACCTGCACTTTGCAAAAGAAGGAAGCTTCATTCAAGTTGGGGGATTACACGCAGATTCCCCTGATGACTTG GTGCGAGAGATTGCCTACAGGATCTACCTCTACCCCAACGCAGATCTGATGAATTGTCTGGAAGAGCTGCTGAAGTGTAGATACAAACTGGCCCAACTGGTGGGTTACGAGTCCTATGGACACAGAGCCCTGAAGGGCACCATGGCCAAAACACCAG AGACAGTGATGAGCTTCCTTCAGTCGTTAACAGACAAGCTGTCGGGCAG AACAGCAAAAGACTTCAAGATGAtgagaaacatgaagaagaaactcAACCCTCGTAAttct GAGCTGATGCCCTGGGATCATCCGTTCCTCAGCGGGGTCTTGCGTGCGGAAAG GTACAACATTGAGCCCATTTTGTACAGTCCCTACTTTTCTCTTGGTTCCTGCATGGAGGGTTTGAACAACCTCTTCTCTCAGCTTTATGGTGTCTCCCTCATGTCTGAACCTCCCAGAGCAGGAGAGGTGTGGAGCGAGGATGTCCGCAAACTG GCTGTGGTGCATGAGACAGAGGGATTACTGGGATATATTTACTGCGACTTTTTCCACCGGTCAGATAAACCCCATCAG GACTGTCACTTCACCATCCGAGGTGGCCGCTGGTGTCAGGAAACAGGCCAGTACCAGCTGCCAGTTGTGGTGCTGATGCTGAGTCTGCCTCACCCCACCAAGAGCGCCCCCACCCTGCTCACTCCCGGCATGATGGAGAACCTCTTCCATGAGATGGGACACGCCATGCACTCCATGCTGGGACGCACTCGCTACCAGCATGTGACAG gAACCAGGTGTGCGACTGACTTTGCTGAAGTCCCTTCCATCCTCATGGAGTACTTCGCCACAGACTACCGAGTCATCAGCCAGTTTGCGCGCCATTACGAGACCGGACAG CCTCTGCCTGAGAGCATGGTGGCTCGCCTGTGTGAGTCAAAAAAGGTGTGTGGAGCCGCAGACACCCAGCTGCAG GTCTTCTATGCAGTCTTGGACCAGATCTACCACAGCAAACCTCAGAAGCGCTCCACCACAGAAATCCTGAAGGACATGCAGCAGAAATTCTACGGCTTGCCTTACACGCCCAATACG GCATGGCAGCTGAGATTCAGCCACCTGATTGGCTACGGGGCCAAGTACTACTCCTACCTCATGTCTCGGGCCGTGGCCTCAATGGTGTGGAAGCAGTGCTTCGTTCAGGATCCTCTAAACAG GGACATGGGAGAGCGTTACCGCCGGGAGATGCTGGCCCACGGAGGAGCCAAGGAGCCCATGTTGATGGTGGAGG